A single Vulpes vulpes isolate BD-2025 chromosome 16, VulVul3, whole genome shotgun sequence DNA region contains:
- the LOC112929162 gene encoding small ribosomal subunit protein eS10-like codes for MLMPKKNQIAIYELLFKEGVIVAKNLPKHPELADKNVPNLHIMKAMQSLKSRHYVKEQFTWRHFFWYLTNESVQYLHDYLHLPPPPQTVPATLHRSRPGTGRPPPKGLEGERPARLTGGEADRDTYRQSAVPPGADKKAEARTGSATEFQFGGGFGGGRGQPPQ; via the coding sequence ATGTTGATGCCCAAGAAGAATCAAATCGCCATTTATGAACTCCTTTTCAAGGAGGGGGTGATAGTGGCCAAGAACCTGCCCAAACACCCTGAATTAGCCGACAAGAATGTGCCCAACCTTCACATCATGAAGGCCATGCAGTCTCTCAAATCCCGACACTACGTAAAGGAACAGTTCACCTGGAGACATTTCTTCTGGTACCTTACCAACGAGAGTGTCCAGTATCTCCATGATTACCTccacctacccccccccccccagactgtGCCTGCCACTCTGCACCGCAGCAGACCTGGGACTGGCAGGCCACCGCCCAAAGGTCTGGAGGGAGAGCGACCTGCAAGACTCACAGGAGGGGAAGCTGACAGAGACACCTACAGACAAAGCGCTGTACCCCCTGGGGCCGACAAGAAAGCTGAGGCCAGGACTGGGTCAGCAACCGAGTTCCAGTTTGGAGGTGGATTTGGTGGTGGACGTGGTCAGCCACCTCAGTAA